A genomic stretch from Thauera sp. GDN1 includes:
- a CDS encoding beta-1,6-glucan synthase, which yields MIPPRTDRKALWLTLLLASLGVLLLLSAILWSRTRPVEMHDLHLADGEKLKCVSYAPYHRPGQTPLDIDTRIEREQIAADLAALAKITECVRLYSVDQGLDQVPELARPLGMKVLLGAWIGYEKPRNARELEHAIALANANPDVVRALIVGNEVLLRRERTEDEMRELIRHAKANARVPVTYADVWEFWTRHDSLAAEVDFVTVHILPFWEDEPVDIELALEHVAETRRHVGEHFAGKNILIGETGWPSAGRQREESKPSRVNQARYVREFVHRAHAEGWDYNLIEAIDQPWKRKLEGTVGGYWGMLDAATLAPKFPLAGPVAERDSLYGPVGGALVGGVLALLLAMTGRRTRCLRVSALTATGALGGLVAVLHWEHAHLAYRNALEWIVLGGVGALAALLPLTLARWHGQAVPATGQADSIRWQPERLLGMLRTALLFAAAVAALLLWVDPRYRDFPTLLYLVPAVVLGVTGWWRRRGSRRERTCAAVIAIGVIARWSTEPANPQAIAWLLVGLTLALPLLLVRANQDEQR from the coding sequence ATGATCCCCCCGCGCACCGACCGCAAGGCCCTGTGGCTCACGCTGCTGCTCGCCAGCCTGGGCGTGCTCCTGCTGCTGTCCGCGATCCTGTGGTCGCGCACGCGTCCGGTCGAGATGCACGACCTGCATCTTGCCGACGGCGAGAAGCTGAAATGCGTGTCCTACGCGCCCTATCACCGCCCCGGCCAGACGCCACTCGACATCGACACCCGGATCGAGCGCGAACAGATCGCCGCCGACCTCGCCGCGCTGGCGAAGATCACCGAATGCGTGCGCCTGTACTCGGTCGACCAGGGGCTGGACCAGGTCCCCGAGCTCGCCCGTCCGCTCGGCATGAAGGTCCTGCTCGGCGCCTGGATCGGCTACGAGAAGCCGCGCAACGCGCGCGAACTCGAGCACGCGATCGCGCTCGCCAATGCCAACCCCGACGTGGTGCGCGCGCTGATCGTCGGCAACGAAGTCCTGCTGCGCCGCGAGCGCACCGAGGACGAGATGCGCGAGCTCATCCGCCACGCGAAGGCGAATGCCCGGGTGCCGGTCACCTACGCCGACGTGTGGGAGTTCTGGACCCGCCACGACAGCCTCGCCGCCGAAGTCGATTTCGTAACCGTCCATATCCTGCCCTTCTGGGAAGACGAGCCCGTGGACATCGAGCTCGCGCTCGAACACGTGGCCGAAACCCGCCGCCACGTCGGCGAGCACTTCGCCGGCAAGAACATCCTGATCGGTGAGACCGGCTGGCCGAGCGCCGGCCGCCAGCGCGAGGAGTCGAAGCCGTCGCGGGTGAATCAGGCCCGCTACGTGCGCGAGTTCGTCCATCGCGCCCATGCAGAGGGCTGGGACTACAACCTGATCGAGGCCATCGACCAGCCCTGGAAGCGCAAGCTCGAGGGCACGGTCGGCGGCTACTGGGGGATGCTGGACGCCGCGACCCTGGCGCCGAAGTTCCCGCTCGCCGGCCCGGTCGCCGAACGCGACAGCCTTTACGGCCCGGTCGGCGGCGCCCTCGTCGGCGGTGTGCTCGCGCTGCTGCTCGCCATGACCGGTCGCCGCACCCGCTGCCTGCGGGTGAGTGCGCTCACCGCCACCGGGGCGCTGGGCGGCCTGGTCGCCGTGCTGCACTGGGAGCACGCCCACCTGGCCTATCGCAATGCGCTCGAATGGATCGTGCTCGGCGGCGTCGGCGCCCTCGCCGCCCTGCTGCCGCTCACGCTGGCACGCTGGCATGGACAGGCCGTCCCCGCCACCGGGCAGGCCGACAGCATCCGTTGGCAGCCCGAGCGTCTGCTCGGCATGCTGCGCACGGCGCTGCTCTTCGCCGCCGCCGTGGCGGCCCTGCTGCTGTGGGTCGATCCGCGCTACCGCGACTTTCCGACCCTGCTCTATCTGGTGCCTGCGGTGGTGCTGGGGGTGACCGGCTGGTGGCGCAGGCGCGGCAGCCGGCGCGAACGCACCTGCGCCGCCGTCATCGCCATCGGCGTCATCGCGCGCTGGTCAACCGAGCCCGCCAACCCGCAGGCGATTGCCTGGCTGCTGGTCGGACTCACGCTCGCCCTGCCGCTGCTGCTCGTCCGCGCCAACCAGGACGAGCAGCGCTAG